The DNA segment GGCCCGGGTGCGCACCCATGTCCAGTTGAAGATCCGCACGGACATGCTGGAAAAACTGGCCCTGGTGGACGGATTAACCGGGATAGCCAACCGGCGCAGCTTTGATCAGGCCTTGGAACAGGAATGGAAACGTGCGGCCAGGTCCGGCCGGGATATCAGCGTGATCATGCTGGATATCGACCATTTCAAGGCCTACAACGACAATTACGGCCACGGCGCTGGAGATGATTGCCTGCAGCGGGTAGCCAAGGCGTTGCGGTCCGCGGTGTATCGCCCCTCGGACCTGATTGCCCGCTACGGCGGGGAGGAATTCGTGGCCCTGCTCCCGGAAACCGACTCCCATGGCGCGGCGAGGCTGGCCGAGACATTGCGGCTGACCGTGGCCAACCTGGCCCTGCCCCACGCCTATTCCCCCATTGTCGAACATATAACCGTCTCCGTGGGCCATGCCACCCGTCGAGCCGTCCAGGATCAATCGCCGCAAGATATTCTGAAAGCAGCGGACCAGGCCCTTTATAAGGCCAAGGAGGCCGGGAGGAATCGGGTTTGGGAGGGGTAGTCGGACTTCAGACGTTTCCCAATCCCAAAGGGATGGCATCGTAGAGCCGGTGGTTTCAACCACCGGTAAGCGATAAACCCGATCATCAATCCCCCAGCGTCCACGGGGCAGAGCACCTCGGGCAAACTAGGCAGGGCCTGTTCCAGAGGGATGACCTCCATGTTATCCAGGTAGCGCCGTTCACGTCCGCCGTAGAAAACAAAGGCTCTCGCCATGGGGTAGTCATGGAGAAACGCCCGCAGGCCGCTGAGATCCCTGGGTCTGATGGTCATGGTGCGCTTGATCTCAATGGCGATCAGCCCCTTTTCACCGTACAGCACGAAGCCCACTTCCTGTTTCTCAGCCGTCCGGCAGTAATATTAGGTCAAAGCCCATGCGCAGATTGTCGTTGACCGCAAGCAGTTCTTGGAAAATCAAGGTCTCAAGGGTCGCTCCGTCGATTTCTTCGGGCCGGTCCAGCGGGCCTTTTGGTCGAAGCGCCTTGAATACTCCGGCGTCGAACAGAAAGAACTTCGGATGGGCGGTCATGCGGCGTTGGGCTTTCCTGGTGGACACGGGCAAACGCCAGGCCAACAGGAGAACCTCCAGAATATGGAAATACTCCTCAACCACTTTGCGGTTCACCTCGCATTCCCGTGCCACTTCGGAGATGTTCAGGACACCGGCCTGGGACAGGCAGGCTGCTTCCAGGAAGCGGGCGAAGGCTTGGAGGTTGCGAACCAGCCCTTCCTGCTGAACCTCTTCGCGCAGACAGGTGTGAATGTAACCAGCCAGGTAATCAGCAGGGTCCGCCTCTCAGGGCGGTCAGATATTTCAGCTCGAAGAGCTGATCCGGGAACGGGAGCGTTGCAGTCAAGCCCTGGAGCAGGAAAGTCATGCCCGGAGGCAGTCCGAGCAGATGATGCTGGATGCGCAACGGTTGTTGCAGGGCGTGGTGCATTCCGCCCGGGATGCTTTGATTATCCTGGCCCCGGACCTGTCCGCGCTGGACGGGAACAGCGCATTCCGCCGACTTTATTTGGAAAATGCGATCCAGCAACGACCTGTTATCTGCAGGATGTTGTCGACAGAAAGACCCTGCGGCGCATCAAGGAAATGGTTTCCCAGACCGTAAACTCGGGATGCCTGACCCTAGCATTTTTATTGACGATCACGTCCTGGAACTCAGACTGTTTCCCGTCTTGGACGTTGCGGACAAACCCTAGCGTCTCGTGCTGTGGATGCGGATGCCACGCAGACGAGCCAGCAGTGGGATGAACTGCGCAAGCAACGGGTATAAGGCCGAACAGATGGCTCGGATGGGCAGTTGGGAGTGGGACATGGAAGCGGATGTGTTCCGCATGTCCCCAAACAGGTTTGCGATTCATGGCAGTCGGCCCAGAGTGATGACCGCGGCGGAACTCTTCCCCTTGGCCCACCCCGAAGATCTGTCCGCTGTCCAGGAGTGTCTCCACAAAGTACTGGGCGGCGAGCCGGAATACCGGATCGAACACCGGATCATTAGTCAGGATACCGGAGAAGTGCGCTGGGTCTCCTCTCTGGGCGAGGTGGTGCGCGACGGGGGCGGCCGGCCTTTGAAGCTGTTCGGCGTCAGCCAGGATGTGACCGAGATCTGGCAGGGCATGCAGGTTGCCCCCACACTCATGCAGCAATCATGACGGACAAGTACGTCAAACAACATTATTCGACGACAATCCGCTGGCCCGTAAATCTATGAACAACACCATGAATAAACGCACCATGCCTTCCTCTTGGGCCACGAACCGGCTGATACTAACGGCCACGGTGATCTGGCTCGCCGTGCTGGCGGCGTCACTGGTCTGGAATTGTCGCCAAGTGGACTTTTCCACGATGGTTCTGGCGCATTTGTTGGCAGGTATCCTGGGGCTGGTCGGTTTGGGGGGCGGTCGGCGATTGTTGGCCGAATCCGAGACGCAGCTTCGCGTCAGCGAGGCGCAGTTCAAGTCGTTGTTCCATGAAACATCCGCCTTGCTGTATGTTCACAATGCGAAAACCGGCGAACTCGTGGACGCGAACAAGGCAGCCTGGACAGCACACGGGTATACTTCCCTGAAGGAGCTTCAAGCACATAATCTCTGGCTGGATACTCCATATTCCCAAGAGAATGCCGTGGCCTGTATCCACAAGGCGGCAACCGAGGGGCCCAAGGTCTTTGAGTGGCTGAGCCGCAAAACAACGGGGGAACCCATCTGGGTTCAGGTTCAATTGACCGTGGTGAATCTGGGCGGGGTTGATCGTGTCTTGGCTACGGCCATGAATATCACGGAGCGCAAGCAGATCGAAAACCAACTCCGCAAGCTGTCCAGAGCCGTGGAGCAAAGCCCGGTCAGTATCGTCCTGACTGATTTGCAGGGCACGATTGAGTACGTCAATCCGGCATTCACCAAGGTCACGGGCTATGCCTTTGACGAGGTGATTGGCCAGAATCCGAGGGTGTTGAAGTCCCCGGACAAGAAAACAGAGGACTACAAGGAAATGTGGGCGACCCTCAGCTCGGGCAATGAATGGCGCGGAGAGTTCAAGAACATCAAAAAAAATCGCGACGTGTATTGGGAATCCGCCTCCATTTCTCCGATCACCGATGAGCAGGGGCGGACAACCCATTACGTCGCGGTCAAGGAGGACATCACTCATCGCAAGCGGACCGAGGAACAAACGGAAATTCGGCTCAGGCTGATCAGCTACGCCTCCAGCCACCCCCTGGCAGATTTGATGACCAGATCCCTCGATGAAATCGAACGGTTTTTGAACAGTTCCATCAGTTTTTTGCATTTGGTGGAGCAGGACCAGAAGACCCTGTCCCTGCAGCAGTGGTCTACGGCGACGAAGGAGCGCTTCTGCAAGGCGCCGGGCCTGGGCCTGCACTACGACATCGACCAGGCTGGGATCTGGGTGGACTGCATCCGGGAACGCCGGGGGGTGATCCACAACGACTACGCCTCATTGGGGCACAAGAAAGGGTTGCCGGACGGTCATGCGGAGGTGGTCCGGGAGATGGTCGTACCGGTCATGCGCCATGATACGGTGGTGGCCATCATGGGCGTGGGCAACAAGCCCGTGGACTACACCCAGGAAGACCTGAACGCCTTGACCTTCTTGGCCGACGTGACCTGGGAGGTCATCACCCGCAAACAGGCCGAGGGTCGGCTTTATCAGTATGCCGATCAGATGGAGTTGAAGAATCAGGAACTGGACGCGGCCCTGGTCAATGCCGAGGCGGCGACCCGAGCCAAGTCCGAATTCCTGGCCAATATGAGCCACGAGATCCGGACACCCATGAACGGGGTGATCGGGATGACCGGCCTGCTTCTGGACACGGGCCTGACCGACGAGCAACGCCGCTTCACCGAAACCATCCAGTCCAGCGGCGAGGCCCTGCTGAACCTGATCAACGACATTCTGGACTATTCCAAGATTGAGGCCGGACGTCTGGATATTGAAACCGTAGACTTCGATCTTCACAGTCTGATGGACGATTTTGCCGCTACCCTGGCACTGTGCGCCCAAGAGAAGGGCCTGGAATTCATCTCCTTCATCGATCCTGAAGTTCCTCGTCTTTTACGTGGCGATCCCGGACGATTGCGTCAGGTTTTGACCAATTTGGTGGGCAACGCAATAAAGTTCACGGCGCAGGGTGAAGTTGTGGTCAAGGTCGGTAGCATGATGACTGATGAAAATTCTTCAATTTTCAGGTCTCAGATTCCATCCCTCAGCCCTTCCGAAAACGAAGTTCTGCTCCGCTTCACGGTCCGGGACACCGGCATCGGCATTCCCGAGGACAAGGTCGGCCTGCTGTTCAATAAATTTTCGCAGTTGGATGCGTCCATTACCCGCCGATTCGGGGGAACCGGTCTGGGGTTGGCCATATCGCGGCAATTGGTGGAAATGATGGGCGGCCGGATCGGTGTCCACAGCGTGGTCGGCCAGGGCTCTACCTTCTGGTTCACGATCTGCTTGGACCTGGCACATCAAGAGGACAAGGAGTGTTTTGACGACGAAGGGCACCACCCTGTTCCTTGCGAACTTTTTCATTTTGGCCACGCCAACGCGCGTATCCTCCTGGCCGAGGACAACCCCGTGAACCAACAGGTGGCCTTGGGCATACTCAAGAAATTCGGCCTGCGCGGCGACGCCGTGGGTAATGGCCGCGAAGCCCTCCAAGCTCTGGAAAGAGTTCCATACGATCTGGTGCTGATGGACGTGATGATGCCGGAGATGGATGGGCTGGAAGCGACGAGAAGAATTAGAAGACAGGAGTCGGAAGACAGAGGACAGAGTTCCGATCCTCAGCTCTCAGGCCTCATACCTCAGCCCTCTTCTTTCCCTCAGGTTTCAGGTTTCATCCCTCATCCCCCTCAGCGAACGCCGATCATCGCCATGACCGCCGGGGTTTTGCCACAGGATCGGGTACGGTGCGTCGAGGCCGGGATGGATGGTTTCGTGGCCAAGCCGGTGAATTCGGTTGAGTTGGCCCGAGTACTGGGGATGTGGCTGGGAAGAGAGATTGTTCAGGAGGCGGAACTGGGTATTCAGAAGTCAGGAGTCAGAAGCCAGGAGAGGAGAAACGTCCGAAGAGGAGACGTTGTAAGGACGGAGCTGGATGTAACGGGCAAAAGGCAGGCAAAGGCTGAAGACACTTCGTCGGTGTTCAACCGGGGCGCGCTACTGGATCGGTGTATGGGCGACGAGGACTTGGTGCGGGATGTGTTGGTGATGTTCCAGGACAACATGCCCCAGCGTATTCAGGAACTTCAAACGGCCTTAGACGCCGGCGACGCCTCAACGTCACACTTGGTGGCCCACACCATCAAGGGCATGGCCGCCAACATCGGCGCGGAGTGTCTGCGGGCCCTGGCCAAGGAAATGGAGGACGCAGTCAAGGATGGCGACCTAGTGGCGGTTGGAGCGAGGATGGGGGCGTTGGCGGGTAGATTTGAGGAATTGCGTGAGGTGGTGGGGTAGGGGGGAGAGGTGCAACAGTATAACGGTTTAACGGTTGCAGAAGAGGTAGCGAGAAATTTTGGGTGGTTACGATGTCCCGCCTGCTGTGGTCACGCCAAACGCAACCCAACCCTGCGGCACCACGGACCTAACCGCGAACCGCGAACCGTGAACCGCTGAACCGCTGAACCCCAAGTAAAAACAACCCAAACCATAAGGATGAAAGGGATGAAGAACATCAAACTGGGAGTCAAGCTGGTCGGCGGGTTTGTCGCCGTGGCCTTGATTGTGTTCGTGGTCGGGGCGTTTGGTTGGTATGGTGCGCACAACCTGGCCGGACAAATCAACGAGGTGGGCAGGGTTCGTCTGCCCAGCGTGGAGGCTTTGCTGAATATTGACAAGGAACTCCAGAGTTTGAGCGTACCTCAGAGGACCGTGCTCATTCCGGGACTAAGCGCTGAGGACGTAAGGCGGCAGTTTGATGATTTTGCCCAAGCTCGCGCAAGGTATGTTCGTTATGTTGAAGCCTTTGAGGCCCTGCCGGCGACGGATGAGGAAACAGCCTTGTGGCGGCAATGGGTTGCCGTCGTGGCTGAGTGGCGAGAATCCAATAATGCGTTCTGGGAAATGGCGCGTGAACTGCAATCCGTCGGCATCAATAATCCAACGGAATTGCGGGCCAATCTCGAACAGTTCCGGGCGGACCATCATGCCCTCGTAGGTCGTGTTTACGCCATGGTCACTCAAGATGTTCTGTTCGAGGGAGGAGATAACCCGGAGGCCTGCGATTTCGGGCGTTGGCTGGCCGGATTCAGGACCGAGAATTCCAGGATTTTGGATATTCTGCGGCGCATGCCCGCATCCCATAATCCTTTCCACCAGTCCATCGGTCGGATCAGGAGCCAGATCCAAGTCGGCAACATCGAAGCCGCGAACCAAATTTTAGCACGGGAAACCCTGCCCATGGCCAACGAAACCTTTGCCCGGTTCGATGAGCTTTTGGTTGTAATTAATGAGGCCGAAGCCTTGTTCAACGACATGACCCAGCATGCCATGGTCACGGTTGTCGAGTATCATAGACGCGTAGAGGGGTTGACGCGCCAGGTTGTGGAACTCAATCAGCAGTATGCTGCCGAAGCTGTAGAAATAGCGGAGGCCGACGCGGCTAGATCACAATTCGTGGCCCTTGCCGGAATCGTTATCGGCGTGATCCTGGCCCTGGCCTTGGGTTCGTTGCTGACCATAGCCATCACCCGACCGGTGAACAAGGGTGTGCGGTTTTCCGAGGATTTGTCCGAAGGTGAGTTGGACGCCCACCTGGACGTGGACCAGAAGGACGAGATCGGCGTGCTGGGCAAGGCCATGCAGGAGATGCAGGCCAAGCTCCGGGAGATCGTGGGCGAGGTCAAGTCCGCCTCGGAGAACGTGGCGTCGGGCAGTGAGCAGCTTTCGGCCTCGGCGGAGCAGATGTCCCAGGGGGCGACCGAGCAGGCTGCGTCCGTGGAAGAAGTTTCATCCAGCATGGAAGAGATGACCGCGAACATCAAGCAGAACGCGGACAACGCGGCCCAGACCGAGAAGATCGCCCTGCAAGCGGCCAAAGACGCCCAGGAAGGCGGCCAGGCCGTCTCCCAGACAGTTACGGCCATGAAGCAGATCGCGGAAAAGATTTCCATCATCGAGGAAATCGCCCGGCAGACCAACTTGCTGGCCTTGAACGCGGCCATCGAGGCGGCTCGGGCCGGGGACGCGGGCAAGGGTTTTGCCGTGGTGGCCGCCGAAGTCCGCAAGCTGGCCGAGCGCAGCGGCAGCGCGGCCACGGAGATCAGCGAGCTGTCCAGGTCCAGCGTGCAGGTGGCGGAGCAGGCTGGGGAAAT comes from the Desulfonatronum sp. SC1 genome and includes:
- a CDS encoding diguanylate cyclase; the encoded protein is MDIQSQESRQKPVVLVVDDQKTVIHALAQLLREDYHVLVALSGAKALELASGETIPDLILMDVIMPDMDGYEVCKRLKNDPKTKGIPVIFVTAMGGGESEAKGLDLGAVDYIPKPFNNAVVKARVRTHVQLKIRTDMLEKLALVDGLTGIANRRSFDQALEQEWKRAARSGRDISVIMLDIDHFKAYNDNYGHGAGDDCLQRVAKALRSAVYRPSDLIARYGGEEFVALLPETDSHGAARLAETLRLTVANLALPHAYSPIVEHITVSVGHATRRAVQDQSPQDILKAADQALYKAKEAGRNRVWEG
- a CDS encoding DUF4143 domain-containing protein produces the protein MAGYIHTCLREEVQQEGLVRNLQAFARFLEAACLSQAGVLNISEVARECEVNRKVVEEYFHILEVLLLAWRLPVSTRKAQRRMTAHPKFFLFDAGVFKALRPKGPLDRPEEIDGATLETLIFQELLAVNDNLRMGFDLILLPDG
- a CDS encoding PAS domain-containing protein; this translates as MPRRRASSGMNCASNGYKAEQMARMGSWEWDMEADVFRMSPNRFAIHGSRPRVMTAAELFPLAHPEDLSAVQECLHKVLGGEPEYRIEHRIISQDTGEVRWVSSLGEVVRDGGGRPLKLFGVSQDVTEIWQGMQVAPTLMQQS
- a CDS encoding PAS domain S-box protein gives rise to the protein MNKRTMPSSWATNRLILTATVIWLAVLAASLVWNCRQVDFSTMVLAHLLAGILGLVGLGGGRRLLAESETQLRVSEAQFKSLFHETSALLYVHNAKTGELVDANKAAWTAHGYTSLKELQAHNLWLDTPYSQENAVACIHKAATEGPKVFEWLSRKTTGEPIWVQVQLTVVNLGGVDRVLATAMNITERKQIENQLRKLSRAVEQSPVSIVLTDLQGTIEYVNPAFTKVTGYAFDEVIGQNPRVLKSPDKKTEDYKEMWATLSSGNEWRGEFKNIKKNRDVYWESASISPITDEQGRTTHYVAVKEDITHRKRTEEQTEIRLRLISYASSHPLADLMTRSLDEIERFLNSSISFLHLVEQDQKTLSLQQWSTATKERFCKAPGLGLHYDIDQAGIWVDCIRERRGVIHNDYASLGHKKGLPDGHAEVVREMVVPVMRHDTVVAIMGVGNKPVDYTQEDLNALTFLADVTWEVITRKQAEGRLYQYADQMELKNQELDAALVNAEAATRAKSEFLANMSHEIRTPMNGVIGMTGLLLDTGLTDEQRRFTETIQSSGEALLNLINDILDYSKIEAGRLDIETVDFDLHSLMDDFAATLALCAQEKGLEFISFIDPEVPRLLRGDPGRLRQVLTNLVGNAIKFTAQGEVVVKVGSMMTDENSSIFRSQIPSLSPSENEVLLRFTVRDTGIGIPEDKVGLLFNKFSQLDASITRRFGGTGLGLAISRQLVEMMGGRIGVHSVVGQGSTFWFTICLDLAHQEDKECFDDEGHHPVPCELFHFGHANARILLAEDNPVNQQVALGILKKFGLRGDAVGNGREALQALERVPYDLVLMDVMMPEMDGLEATRRIRRQESEDRGQSSDPQLSGLIPQPSSFPQVSGFIPHPPQRTPIIAMTAGVLPQDRVRCVEAGMDGFVAKPVNSVELARVLGMWLGREIVQEAELGIQKSGVRSQERRNVRRGDVVRTELDVTGKRQAKAEDTSSVFNRGALLDRCMGDEDLVRDVLVMFQDNMPQRIQELQTALDAGDASTSHLVAHTIKGMAANIGAECLRALAKEMEDAVKDGDLVAVGARMGALAGRFEELREVVG
- a CDS encoding methyl-accepting chemotaxis protein, with the translated sequence MKNIKLGVKLVGGFVAVALIVFVVGAFGWYGAHNLAGQINEVGRVRLPSVEALLNIDKELQSLSVPQRTVLIPGLSAEDVRRQFDDFAQARARYVRYVEAFEALPATDEETALWRQWVAVVAEWRESNNAFWEMARELQSVGINNPTELRANLEQFRADHHALVGRVYAMVTQDVLFEGGDNPEACDFGRWLAGFRTENSRILDILRRMPASHNPFHQSIGRIRSQIQVGNIEAANQILARETLPMANETFARFDELLVVINEAEALFNDMTQHAMVTVVEYHRRVEGLTRQVVELNQQYAAEAVEIAEADAARSQFVALAGIVIGVILALALGSLLTIAITRPVNKGVRFSEDLSEGELDAHLDVDQKDEIGVLGKAMQEMQAKLREIVGEVKSASENVASGSEQLSASAEQMSQGATEQAASVEEVSSSMEEMTANIKQNADNAAQTEKIALQAAKDAQEGGQAVSQTVTAMKQIAEKISIIEEIARQTNLLALNAAIEAARAGDAGKGFAVVAAEVRKLAERSGSAATEISELSRSSVQVAEQAGEMLVRIVPDIQRTAELIQEINAASREQSIGVEQINKAIQQLDQVIQQNASAAEQMASTSEELSSQAEELQAIMAFFKMSGSGSGPRKQKAHKSQASNLMAPARKAVPAKKQGQGGLALDMGEDSEFEKF